The Mangrovimonas cancribranchiae nucleotide sequence AATATACTTCCATACGCCTAGCATCTAGCATAGGAATAATATAACCACCTTCTATGTTAACCTGTCTTGATAACGACTCTAAAGTAGATACAGAAATTAAAGGTTTCTCTAGTGCGTAGGCTAATCCTTTAGCTGTAGAAACGCCAATTCGCAATCCCGTATAAGAGCCCGGTCCTTTACTTACAGCTATAGCATCTAGTTGAGATTTATCGATATTACCCTCGCTTAAAATCTGATCTATGTAAGCATGTAATCTTTCGGCGTGTGAATAGCCTTTATCATAATCCTCAATAAGAGCTATAGTTTCACCTTCTTTAGATAAAGCTACCGAACAATTAGTTGTTGCTGTTTCTATACTTAGAATC carries:
- the tsaB gene encoding tRNA (adenosine(37)-N6)-threonylcarbamoyltransferase complex dimerization subunit type 1 TsaB, which produces MILSIETATTNCSVALSKEGETIALIEDYDKGYSHAERLHAYIDQILSEGNIDKSQLDAIAVSKGPGSYTGLRIGVSTAKGLAYALEKPLISVSTLESLSRQVNIEGGYIIPMLDARRMEVYSAVFNADFSLARDIKAEVLEENSFQEYLEKEKVYFIGNGVEKTKTIITHPNAVFIDAKLPSANEMGSIAYKKYKVNNFEDVAYFEPYYLKDFVAIKSKK